The following coding sequences lie in one Syngnathoides biaculeatus isolate LvHL_M chromosome 16, ASM1980259v1, whole genome shotgun sequence genomic window:
- the s1pr2 gene encoding sphingosine 1-phosphate receptor 2 — protein sequence MNLLGEAAVLCQPVAMRSRYSQYYNRTLIPSYYVFAKNMTIEELDKRYEDKKVLTDPSIIIVVLCTIIILENLLVLIAVCRNKKFHSAMFFFIGNLAFSDLLAGSAYIANIFLSGSRTFDLVPVQWFIREGTAFIALAASVFSLLAIAIERYIAITKVKVYGSTKTCRMFLLIGACWVTSILLGGLPIIGWNCIDNLPECSAVLPLYSKKYILFVVTIFSLILLSIVILYVRIYLIVRSSHQEATNSPAYALLKTVTIVLGVFIMCWLPAFTILLLDSSCTIQSCPVLYKADIFFGFATLNSALNPVIYTLRSKDMRKEFLRVLCCWGVLQSGRPADRCMVPLKSSSSLEHCTHKHEHQTTPIMQDCTTCV from the coding sequence ATGAATCTTCTCGGTGAAGCCGCCGTGCTGTGCCAGCCCGTCGCCATGAGGAGCAGATACTCGCAGTACTACAACCGGACTCTGATCCCCTCCTACTACGTGTTCGCCAAGAACATGACCATCGAGGAGCTGGACAAGCGCTACGAGGACAAGAAGGTGCTGACGGACCCCAGCATCATCATTGTGGTCCTGTGCACTATCATCATCCTGGAGAACCTGCTGGTGCTCATCGCCGTGTGCCGCAACAAGAAGTTCCACTCGGCCATGTTCTTCTTCATCGGCAACCTGGCCTTCTCCGACCTCTTGGCCGGCTCGGCCTACATCGCCAACATTTTCCTGTCGGGCTCGCGGACCTTCGACCTGGTGCCCGTGCAGTGGTTCATCCGCGAGGGGACGGCGTTCATCGCTCTGGCCGCGTCGGTCTTCAGCCTCCTGGCCATCGCCATCGAGCGCTACATCGCCATCACCAAGGTCAAAGTCTACGGCTCCACCAAGACGTGCCGCATGTTCCTGCTCATCGGAGCCTGCTGGGTGACGTCCATCCTGCTGGGCGGTCTGCCCATCATCGGCTGGAACTGCATCGACAACCTCCCCGAGTGCTCGGCCGTGCTGCCGCTCTACTccaagaagtacatcctcttCGTGGTGACCATCTTCAGCCTCATCCTGCTCTCCATCGTCATCCTCTACGTGAGGATCTACTTGATCGTGCGCTCCAGCCACCAGGAAGCCACAAACTCCCCCGCCTACGCCCTCCTGAAAACCGTCACCATCGTGCTGGGCGTCTTCATCATGTGCTGGCTGCCCGCCTTCACCATCCTCCTCCTGGATTCGTCGTGCACCATCCAGTCCTGCCCCGTCCTCTACAAGGCCGACATCTTCTTCGGCTTCGCCACGCTCAACTCGGCGCTCAACCCCGTCATCTACACGCTGCGGAGCAAGGACATGCGCAAGGAGTTCCTGCGCGTGCTTTGCTGCTGGGGCGTGCTGCAGAGCGGGCGGCCCGCCGACCGCTGCATGGTGCCGCTCAAGAGCTCCAGCTCTCTGGAGCACTGCACGCACAAACACGAACACCAGACCACGCCCATCATGCAGGACTGCACCACTTGCGTGTGa